Proteins from a genomic interval of Bradyrhizobium sp. CCBAU 53340:
- a CDS encoding lysozyme inhibitor LprI family protein, producing MRLIVLTVLALLAWPAASGFAQSGTSAPSIADRLPLFSRNNCQAIRDPGNQLFCGDPELSAAAEKLSTAIEARLARLPDRLPAIEENAIWIRQRNLGCGIVGQSAVHTEDFDRVKACLLKVTEDRAAIVHDPDFDCLAANTAAGALICADPSLALTETELNAQVLALISKLDPTAARFAFAEYGRWTRERDRKCNLVGKENVPLEELGSAEDCLADHLKRKTEEITAARGDPKKVFGRQVAAHEPDTDAVDFCAARIHAANACGNFLRINRVYALDSQVTDQEAQVTGEIEMVVLAPFTTCSKVASTCTGTCWDAGTGHPQPGTANKERSAAAFNVTRRLRIQRTFAFVKGTDGWRCREDELAPVNSGTAGGGS from the coding sequence ATGCGGTTGATCGTGCTGACTGTGCTTGCGCTGCTGGCTTGGCCGGCGGCATCAGGCTTTGCGCAATCGGGCACATCAGCTCCCTCCATCGCCGACCGGCTGCCGCTGTTTTCCAGAAACAACTGCCAGGCGATCCGCGACCCCGGCAATCAATTGTTCTGCGGTGATCCGGAGCTGTCTGCGGCCGCCGAGAAACTGAGCACGGCCATCGAGGCGCGGCTGGCCCGCCTGCCCGATCGCCTGCCCGCGATCGAGGAGAACGCGATCTGGATCCGCCAGCGCAATCTCGGCTGCGGCATCGTCGGCCAGAGCGCTGTTCACACCGAGGATTTCGACCGGGTGAAGGCCTGCCTGCTCAAGGTGACCGAGGATCGCGCCGCGATCGTGCACGATCCGGATTTCGACTGTCTTGCGGCCAACACCGCAGCCGGTGCGCTGATCTGCGCGGATCCATCACTGGCGCTGACCGAGACCGAGCTCAACGCCCAGGTGCTCGCACTGATCAGCAAGCTCGACCCGACCGCCGCGCGCTTTGCCTTCGCCGAATACGGCCGATGGACGCGCGAGCGCGATCGCAAGTGCAATCTGGTCGGCAAGGAGAATGTGCCGCTCGAAGAGCTCGGCTCCGCGGAAGATTGTCTCGCTGATCATCTCAAGCGCAAGACCGAGGAGATCACAGCCGCCAGGGGCGACCCGAAAAAGGTGTTCGGCCGGCAGGTCGCAGCCCACGAACCCGACACCGACGCCGTCGATTTCTGCGCCGCGCGCATCCACGCCGCCAATGCGTGCGGCAATTTCCTCCGCATCAACCGCGTCTACGCGCTCGACAGCCAGGTGACCGACCAGGAGGCGCAGGTCACCGGCGAGATCGAGATGGTGGTGCTGGCGCCCTTCACCACCTGCAGCAAGGTCGCCTCCACCTGCACCGGCACCTGCTGGGACGCCGGCACCGGCCACCCGCAACCGGGCACCGCCAACAAGGAGCGTTCGGCGGCCGCCTTCAACGTCACGCGCCGGTTGAGGATCCAGCGGACGTTTGCTTTCGTGAAAGGCACGGATGGCTGGCGCTGCCGCGAGGACGAATTGGCGCCCGTCAATTCAGGGACGGCGGGTGGGGGATCGTAG
- a CDS encoding ABC transporter ATP-binding protein produces the protein MSYFRAENLSLHFGGLKAVDAVSFAVEKGEILSIIGPNGAGKSSIFNLISRIYRPTSGRIFFEDQDITEQPPYDIAKLGIARTFQNIELFENATVLSNLLVGRHRHSTTQLWQELLFLPSVRTNEKVHRRRVEQVIEFLDLEPYRDKLISGLPYGVRKVIELARALCSEPKLILLDEPSSGLNVEETDDMSFWIRDMKSELGVTVLMVEHDMSLVNRVSDRVIALNYGRVLAMGSPSEVQQHPDVVAAYLGA, from the coding sequence ATGAGCTATTTTCGCGCCGAGAACCTGTCGCTGCATTTCGGAGGCCTCAAGGCCGTCGATGCGGTGTCGTTTGCGGTCGAGAAGGGCGAGATCCTCTCAATCATCGGACCGAACGGCGCCGGCAAGAGCTCGATCTTCAACCTGATCTCGCGCATCTACCGGCCGACCTCGGGCCGCATCTTCTTCGAGGACCAGGACATCACCGAGCAGCCGCCTTACGACATCGCAAAGCTCGGCATCGCCCGCACCTTCCAGAACATCGAGCTGTTCGAGAATGCCACGGTGCTGTCGAACCTGCTGGTCGGGCGTCACCGCCATTCCACCACGCAGCTCTGGCAGGAATTGCTGTTCCTGCCGAGCGTGCGCACCAACGAGAAGGTTCATCGCCGCCGGGTCGAGCAGGTCATCGAATTCCTCGATCTCGAGCCTTATCGCGACAAGCTGATCTCGGGCCTGCCCTACGGTGTCCGCAAGGTGATTGAGCTCGCGCGAGCGCTCTGCTCGGAGCCGAAGCTGATCCTGCTCGACGAGCCGTCCTCCGGCCTCAATGTCGAGGAGACCGACGACATGTCGTTCTGGATCCGCGACATGAAGAGCGAGCTCGGCGTCACCGTGCTGATGGTCGAGCACGACATGTCGCTGGTCAACCGCGTCTCCGACCGCGTCATCGCCCTGAACTACGGCCGAGTGCTGGCGATGGGCTCGCCTTCGGAGGTGCAGCAGCACCCCGACGTCGTCGCCGCGTATCTGGGAGCGTAA
- a CDS encoding ABC transporter substrate-binding protein, with amino-acid sequence MSKSLKAVGLAVSALALTCLPAAAQTKVTNEGISASEIVIGTHQDLSGPIKVWGVPVSNGMKMAVEEINAAGGIQGRKIKMILEDNGYDPKKAVLASQKMVERDKIFAMIGGMGSPTVLAAQDILFDAGVLQLFPLTAAEFTFKFDPAKPQERLKFNNLLPYVESTRAALKYMMEWKNFKKPCIMHQDDEYGKNVLDGFNQQLTAMKIPAASVTSYKRGASDFSAQVAKMKSDGCDLVVLGTVIRETIGAMTEAKKLGWDVTFLGATPTNVLEVPTLGKEAVEGLYAASGFEIPYEDTAKGKVHDWLINYKKMFGTDANTQAIIGYNAVMTFAFYADKAGKDLTGQKMLDSLESGQKFLDIFNSPPTKFSKTDHLANTITQVQQVKGGRWVLVKDNLMF; translated from the coding sequence ATGTCGAAATCGTTGAAAGCGGTCGGCCTTGCTGTGAGTGCGCTGGCGCTCACCTGTCTGCCAGCCGCGGCGCAAACCAAGGTCACCAATGAGGGCATCTCGGCAAGCGAGATCGTCATCGGCACCCATCAGGATCTGTCGGGCCCGATCAAGGTCTGGGGCGTGCCTGTCTCCAACGGCATGAAGATGGCGGTCGAAGAGATCAACGCGGCCGGCGGCATCCAGGGCCGCAAGATCAAGATGATCCTGGAGGACAATGGTTACGACCCGAAGAAGGCGGTGCTGGCCTCGCAGAAGATGGTCGAGCGTGACAAGATCTTTGCGATGATCGGCGGGATGGGCTCGCCCACCGTGCTCGCCGCGCAGGACATCCTGTTCGATGCCGGCGTGCTGCAGCTGTTTCCGCTGACGGCCGCCGAATTCACCTTCAAGTTCGATCCGGCCAAGCCGCAGGAGCGGCTCAAGTTCAACAATCTGCTGCCCTACGTCGAGAGCACGCGGGCGGCGTTGAAATACATGATGGAGTGGAAGAACTTCAAGAAGCCCTGCATCATGCATCAGGACGACGAGTACGGAAAGAACGTGCTCGACGGCTTCAATCAGCAGCTGACCGCGATGAAGATCCCGGCGGCGTCGGTGACGAGCTACAAGCGCGGAGCCTCCGACTTCAGCGCGCAGGTCGCCAAGATGAAGTCGGACGGCTGCGATCTCGTCGTGCTCGGCACCGTGATCCGCGAGACCATCGGCGCGATGACGGAAGCAAAGAAGCTTGGCTGGGACGTCACCTTCCTCGGCGCCACGCCAACCAACGTGCTGGAAGTGCCGACGCTGGGCAAGGAGGCGGTCGAGGGGCTCTATGCCGCGAGCGGATTCGAGATTCCCTATGAGGACACCGCCAAGGGCAAGGTCCACGACTGGCTGATCAACTACAAGAAGATGTTCGGCACCGACGCCAACACGCAGGCGATCATCGGCTACAACGCGGTGATGACGTTTGCGTTCTACGCGGACAAGGCCGGCAAGGATTTGACCGGTCAGAAGATGCTCGATTCACTGGAGTCGGGCCAGAAATTCCTCGACATCTTCAACTCGCCGCCGACCAAGTTCTCCAAGACCGACCACCTTGCCAACACCATCACCCAGGTGCAGCAGGTCAAGGGCGGCCGCTGGGTGCTGGTGAAGGACAATCTGATGTTTTGA
- a CDS encoding long-chain fatty acid--CoA ligase — translation MARAAVLTVADTIAKSFLRAAELRGDRPAIREKTFGIWQPTSWREWLQISKEIAYGLRAVGFMPGDVASIIANAVPEWVYADMGILCAGGVSSGIYPTDSSAQVEYLLNDSTTRVIFAEDEEQLDKILTCRARCPSLHKVIVFDMEGLSGFSDDMVMSLDEFRALGRNYMVGREALWQEMVDSRSADDLAVLVYTSGTTGPPKGAMHANRSVTHQMRHANDFIPAREDEDRLIFLPLCHVAERVGGYYISVALGSVMNFAESPETVPDNLREVQPTVFLAVPRIWEKFYSAITIALKDATPFQQWVYRRAIKIGYRMVDCRIEGRAPPLGLRIANRIAYQLAFRNIRRMIGLDRCRIAFTGAAPIAPDLIRWYLALGIDMHEVYGQTENCGVATMMPAERIKLGSVGTAVPWGEVALSGDGEILIRGDFLFMGYLNQPEKTAETIDHRGWLHTGDVGTIDNEGFVRVTDRMKDIIITSGGKNVTPSEIENQLKFSPYISDAVVIGDKRPYLTCLVMIDQENVEKFAQDQDIPFTNYASLCRAREIQDLIWHEIEGVNVNFARVETIKKFYLIERQLTPEDEELTPTMKLKRNFVNKRYAAEIDAMYRERAVA, via the coding sequence ATGGCCCGAGCGGCGGTGCTGACGGTCGCTGATACGATCGCGAAGAGCTTCTTGCGCGCAGCAGAGCTGCGCGGCGACAGGCCCGCGATCCGCGAGAAGACGTTCGGCATCTGGCAGCCGACGAGCTGGCGCGAATGGCTGCAGATATCAAAGGAAATCGCCTACGGCCTTCGCGCCGTTGGTTTCATGCCGGGCGATGTCGCCTCGATCATCGCCAATGCCGTCCCGGAATGGGTCTACGCCGACATGGGCATCCTGTGCGCCGGCGGCGTCTCCTCGGGCATCTATCCGACCGACTCCTCGGCCCAGGTCGAATACCTCCTCAACGATTCCACGACGCGCGTGATCTTCGCCGAGGACGAGGAGCAGCTCGACAAGATCCTCACCTGCCGTGCGCGCTGTCCGAGCCTGCACAAGGTCATTGTGTTCGACATGGAGGGCCTCAGCGGCTTCTCCGACGACATGGTGATGTCGCTCGACGAATTTCGCGCGCTCGGCCGAAATTACATGGTCGGCCGCGAGGCGCTGTGGCAGGAGATGGTCGACAGCCGGAGCGCTGATGATCTCGCCGTCCTCGTCTATACGTCCGGCACCACCGGCCCGCCCAAGGGGGCCATGCACGCCAACCGCAGCGTCACGCACCAGATGCGGCACGCCAACGACTTCATTCCCGCGCGGGAGGACGAGGACCGGCTGATCTTCCTGCCGCTCTGCCACGTCGCCGAGCGCGTCGGCGGCTATTACATCTCGGTCGCGCTCGGCTCGGTCATGAACTTTGCCGAAAGCCCCGAGACCGTTCCCGACAATCTGCGCGAGGTGCAGCCGACCGTGTTCCTCGCGGTGCCGCGGATCTGGGAAAAATTCTATTCCGCCATCACCATCGCGCTGAAGGACGCGACGCCATTCCAGCAATGGGTCTATCGCCGCGCCATCAAGATCGGCTACCGCATGGTCGATTGCCGGATCGAAGGCAGGGCGCCGCCGTTGGGCTTGCGCATTGCGAACCGCATCGCCTATCAGCTCGCCTTCCGCAACATCCGCCGCATGATTGGCCTCGACCGATGCCGCATCGCCTTCACCGGCGCGGCGCCGATCGCGCCGGATCTGATCCGCTGGTATCTCGCGCTCGGCATCGACATGCACGAGGTCTACGGCCAGACCGAGAATTGCGGCGTCGCGACCATGATGCCGGCCGAGCGCATCAAGCTCGGCTCGGTCGGTACGGCGGTGCCCTGGGGCGAGGTCGCGCTCTCGGGTGACGGCGAGATCCTGATCAGGGGCGATTTCCTGTTCATGGGCTATCTGAACCAGCCCGAGAAGACCGCGGAGACGATCGATCATCGCGGCTGGCTGCACACCGGCGATGTCGGCACCATCGACAATGAGGGCTTCGTCCGCGTCACTGACCGCATGAAGGACATCATCATCACCTCGGGCGGCAAGAACGTCACGCCGTCGGAGATCGAGAACCAGCTGAAATTCTCGCCCTACATTTCGGACGCCGTCGTGATCGGCGACAAGAGGCCTTATCTCACCTGTCTCGTGATGATCGACCAGGAGAATGTCGAGAAATTCGCCCAGGACCAAGACATTCCCTTCACCAATTACGCCAGCCTGTGCCGGGCCCGCGAAATCCAGGATCTGATCTGGCATGAGATCGAGGGCGTCAACGTGAACTTCGCCCGCGTCGAGACCATCAAGAAATTCTACCTGATCGAGCGCCAGCTTACCCCGGAGGACGAGGAGCTGACGCCGACCATGAAGCTGAAACGCAATTTCGTGAACAAGCGCTACGCCGCCGAGATCGACGCGATGTATCGCGAGCGCGCGGTGGCCTAG
- a CDS encoding VCBS domain-containing protein, protein MNYAGKFDAALSLDGQGFRAPASGHVDSFTAKAHGHVPDGAVVIADPNLIFHGEFKRTGLDLVLSHDGHDIVVHDYFRGDKRAAIASPDGAHLTGDIVSALTGYVQIAQAAPGAATAQVIGHVTKLTGSATAIRNGVSVVLNNGDNVEKGDVVSTGSESTLGITFIDGTVFGLSSNARMVLNEMVYDPNGSNNSSLLSLVAGTITFVAGETAKHGDMKIDTPVATMGIRGTAVLTEISFIIPPATPTNPNPEPQPQANFQVLVEPNGTTGSYILFDKLTLLPIATVNQAGQMIQISGGNVSVSNALLSPDVQKLITDVFTLKFTDNNTNTKLTTNFTDTITQNGNIVFIKTDTGATATATFANTVNTGTGPGQGGTDKGVDRFPGPPKAQSLDLNGNVASSFKLTEHANATADHSDGTGDAVGPDTVSGRITFVDLNLGDRPTVSVNLADAPNYVYKDSGQHDVTAALTALQKLDIAATQIQISVVPDAANNNNGSAVWTYTIPDHVFDFLGAGETLTLTYMVRVDDNFSVNPEATTIPITITITGTNDKPTVATSGGTVVEKVGTGNTVLDTMTGTVTFTDVDLTDRPVVSAALSTNQPFKYLDAHGQDITSSLTPEQLAAVTAVEVPLTVVQGVANSNNGSATWTYSVPDHLFDFLADGETLVLNYVIQVDDGHGGVVSTPITVSINGADVSVEGTNDVPTIVGTSTTPTGAVIEDTAATLSAGGIITFNDPDLTDTHTASYVLKSTTSTAHLPGFNDNTSHIGTFALTSVSETPGVSTVGSVGWSFALDDRDAVLQSLAEGQTINQVYTVTIDDLHGGTVTQDVTVAITGINDAPTITSSAADATGAVTEDTGLTLLVGGTLAIQDLDLIDTHTAAAVFKSSTSSAHLPGFDDDTPLGTFTIDSAVTELNTDTDNGATLGWHFSLDNGNAVLQSLAQGQSITEVYTVTFTDNHGAQVSQDVTVTINGANDAPTITSDAAAAMGGVVEDAATPTLSTGGTLAIQDLDLIDTHTATAVFKSSSVSSALSGFDSNSHIGTFTIDPSVTESSSDTDNGATLGWHFSLDDNDPVLQSLAEGQAITQVYTVTFIDNHNATVTQDVTVTITGVNDAPTLDSTTLVSVAGNQSNPAGDTISDLFSGKFHDVDDGASFQAIAVTSDTAASTEGVWQYEVAGTNQWVDIGSVSDTHALVLGTDTLIRFVPANGFTGTPDPLGVHALDDTYTGGITTAVSPATIDITAMSTDGTAPVSDKAATISTIVTAPAGGPVIDTDRFYVVHDGEAGTDTIFNLSVTDTDSGASTDDFTVTAITAHAPGSSVDLSPTSGLLDDINTAFNNGVTYNPGATPPNTDQITLTVTDNTTGAYDAVNFIFDEAGDTSNGITLTGTAGKDVIFAPTTGDTLTGGGGKDQFVFAPGSTGDTATHTITDFIEGLDKIDLRQFSGVSSINNLTIIQDGSDTLITWQQQISQSVTEHEKLTLQNMTATLKASDFIFHIT, encoded by the coding sequence TTGAATTACGCTGGCAAATTTGACGCCGCGCTCTCCTTGGATGGCCAGGGTTTCCGCGCGCCCGCCTCCGGGCATGTCGATTCCTTTACCGCGAAGGCTCACGGCCACGTGCCCGACGGCGCGGTCGTCATTGCCGACCCCAATCTGATCTTCCACGGCGAATTCAAGCGCACAGGTCTCGATCTCGTGCTGTCCCATGACGGCCACGACATCGTCGTTCACGATTATTTCAGGGGCGACAAGCGCGCCGCGATCGCCTCGCCCGACGGCGCCCATCTCACCGGCGACATCGTCAGCGCGCTTACCGGCTACGTCCAAATTGCCCAGGCCGCGCCCGGCGCCGCCACGGCGCAGGTCATCGGTCACGTCACCAAGCTGACCGGCAGCGCGACCGCGATCCGCAACGGCGTCTCGGTTGTCCTGAACAACGGCGACAATGTCGAGAAGGGCGACGTGGTCTCGACCGGCTCGGAATCGACGCTCGGCATCACCTTCATCGATGGCACTGTGTTCGGCCTGTCCTCCAATGCGCGGATGGTGCTGAACGAGATGGTCTACGACCCCAACGGGTCGAACAACTCCTCGCTGCTCAGCCTCGTCGCCGGCACCATCACCTTCGTCGCCGGCGAGACCGCCAAGCACGGCGACATGAAGATCGATACGCCGGTCGCCACCATGGGCATCCGCGGCACGGCGGTGCTGACCGAAATCAGCTTCATCATTCCGCCGGCGACGCCGACCAATCCGAACCCCGAACCCCAGCCGCAAGCCAATTTCCAGGTGCTGGTCGAGCCGAACGGCACCACCGGCTCTTACATCCTGTTCGACAAGCTGACGCTGCTGCCGATCGCGACGGTCAATCAGGCCGGCCAGATGATCCAGATCAGCGGCGGCAACGTCTCGGTCAGCAACGCGCTGCTGTCGCCCGACGTGCAGAAGCTGATCACCGACGTGTTCACGCTGAAGTTCACGGACAACAACACCAACACCAAGCTGACCACGAACTTCACCGACACCATCACGCAGAACGGCAACATCGTCTTCATCAAGACGGACACCGGAGCCACTGCGACCGCGACCTTCGCCAACACCGTCAACACTGGCACCGGCCCTGGGCAAGGCGGGACCGACAAGGGAGTAGATCGTTTTCCCGGCCCGCCCAAAGCGCAGAGCCTTGATCTCAACGGCAACGTCGCGTCGTCGTTCAAGCTGACCGAGCACGCGAACGCGACCGCCGACCATTCGGACGGGACCGGCGACGCCGTTGGGCCTGACACCGTGTCCGGCCGGATCACATTCGTCGATCTGAATCTCGGAGACCGACCGACGGTATCGGTGAATCTCGCTGATGCACCGAACTATGTCTACAAAGACTCCGGCCAGCATGATGTCACCGCCGCGCTCACTGCCCTGCAAAAGCTGGACATCGCGGCAACGCAGATCCAGATCAGCGTCGTTCCCGACGCAGCCAACAACAACAACGGTTCAGCAGTCTGGACCTACACGATTCCCGACCACGTCTTCGACTTCCTCGGAGCCGGGGAAACGCTGACGCTGACCTACATGGTCCGAGTCGACGACAATTTCTCGGTCAACCCCGAAGCCACGACCATCCCGATCACGATCACGATCACGGGCACCAACGACAAGCCGACTGTCGCGACGTCTGGTGGGACCGTCGTCGAGAAAGTCGGGACCGGGAATACTGTGCTGGACACCATGACCGGTACAGTCACCTTCACCGATGTCGATCTGACGGATCGGCCGGTCGTCAGCGCGGCGCTCTCAACCAACCAGCCGTTCAAATATCTCGACGCGCACGGCCAAGATATCACCTCGTCCCTGACGCCAGAGCAGCTTGCTGCAGTCACTGCGGTCGAGGTGCCGTTGACCGTGGTGCAGGGCGTGGCGAACAGCAATAACGGTTCCGCGACCTGGACGTACAGCGTTCCCGACCACCTGTTTGATTTCCTCGCCGATGGTGAGACGCTGGTTCTCAACTACGTGATTCAGGTTGACGATGGTCATGGCGGCGTCGTCAGTACGCCGATCACGGTGTCCATCAATGGCGCCGATGTCAGCGTCGAGGGAACCAATGACGTGCCCACGATCGTGGGCACGTCGACCACCCCGACCGGCGCGGTCATCGAGGACACGGCGGCGACCTTGTCGGCTGGCGGCATCATTACTTTCAACGACCCCGATCTCACGGACACTCATACCGCGAGTTACGTTCTGAAGTCGACGACGTCGACAGCGCATCTGCCCGGCTTCAACGACAACACATCTCATATTGGTACGTTCGCGCTCACTTCGGTAAGCGAGACCCCGGGCGTCAGCACGGTCGGATCGGTCGGCTGGAGCTTTGCGCTCGACGACAGGGACGCGGTGCTGCAGTCGCTGGCGGAAGGCCAGACCATCAACCAGGTCTACACCGTTACGATCGACGATCTTCACGGTGGCACGGTCACCCAGGACGTCACGGTCGCCATCACCGGCATCAATGACGCGCCGACGATCACGAGCAGCGCGGCCGACGCCACGGGCGCCGTGACCGAAGACACAGGATTGACGCTGCTGGTCGGTGGCACGCTGGCCATTCAGGATCTCGACCTGATCGACACCCACACTGCTGCGGCGGTGTTCAAGTCGTCGACGTCGAGCGCGCATCTGCCCGGATTCGACGACGATACGCCGCTTGGCACCTTTACGATTGATTCGGCGGTGACGGAGTTGAACACCGACACCGATAATGGCGCCACGCTGGGCTGGCATTTCAGCCTCGACAACGGCAACGCGGTGCTCCAGTCGTTGGCCCAGGGCCAGTCGATCACCGAGGTCTATACGGTCACCTTCACCGACAATCACGGTGCACAGGTGTCGCAGGACGTCACGGTCACGATCAACGGCGCCAATGATGCGCCGACAATTACGAGCGATGCCGCGGCGGCCATGGGCGGGGTGGTCGAGGATGCGGCCACGCCGACATTGTCGACCGGCGGCACGCTGGCGATCCAGGATCTCGACCTGATCGACACGCACACGGCGACGGCCGTGTTCAAGTCGTCGTCCGTCAGCTCGGCTCTGTCCGGCTTCGACAGCAATTCGCATATCGGCACATTCACGATCGATCCGTCGGTGACGGAGTCCAGCAGCGACACCGACAATGGCGCGACGCTGGGCTGGCATTTCTCGCTCGACGACAACGATCCGGTGCTGCAGTCGCTGGCTGAAGGCCAGGCCATCACGCAAGTCTACACCGTCACCTTCATCGACAACCACAACGCGACGGTGACGCAGGACGTCACCGTCACGATCACCGGCGTCAACGACGCACCGACGCTCGATAGCACGACTCTGGTCTCTGTTGCCGGCAACCAGAGCAATCCGGCCGGAGATACCATCAGCGATCTCTTCTCGGGCAAGTTCCACGACGTCGACGACGGCGCGAGCTTCCAGGCCATCGCGGTCACCTCGGACACGGCTGCGTCCACCGAGGGCGTCTGGCAATACGAAGTCGCCGGCACCAATCAATGGGTCGACATCGGCTCGGTCAGCGACACCCATGCGCTGGTGCTGGGCACCGACACCCTGATCCGTTTCGTGCCGGCCAACGGCTTCACCGGCACGCCGGATCCGCTCGGCGTCCATGCGCTCGACGACACCTATACCGGCGGCATCACGACCGCCGTGTCGCCGGCAACGATCGACATCACGGCGATGAGCACCGACGGCACCGCGCCGGTCTCGGACAAGGCCGCCACCATCAGCACCATCGTGACCGCCCCCGCCGGCGGGCCCGTGATCGACACCGATCGCTTCTACGTCGTGCATGACGGCGAGGCCGGTACCGACACCATCTTCAATCTCTCGGTGACCGACACCGATTCCGGCGCGTCGACGGATGACTTTACGGTCACGGCGATCACTGCTCATGCGCCCGGCAGCAGCGTCGATCTGTCGCCAACGTCAGGCTTGCTCGACGACATCAACACGGCCTTCAACAATGGTGTCACCTACAATCCCGGTGCCACGCCGCCGAACACCGACCAGATCACGCTGACGGTCACGGACAACACCACCGGCGCCTATGACGCCGTCAACTTCATCTTCGACGAGGCTGGCGATACCAGCAATGGCATCACGCTGACCGGCACGGCCGGCAAGGACGTCATCTTCGCACCCACGACCGGCGATACGCTGACCGGCGGCGGCGGCAAGGATCAGTTCGTGTTTGCGCCGGGCTCGACCGGGGATACCGCCACGCACACCATCACCGATTTCATCGAAGGCCTGGACAAGATCGACCTGCGCCAGTTCTCCGGCGTCAGCTCCATCAACAACCTCACCATCATTCAGGACGGCAGCGACACGCTGATCACGTGGCAGCAGCAGATCAGCCAGTCGGTGACCGAGCATGAGAAGCTGACGCTGCAGAATATGACGGCCACGCTCAAGGCCAGCGATTTCATCTTCCATATCACCTGA
- a CDS encoding ABC transporter ATP-binding protein: protein MDASAAPDIILKLSNIESYYGPIMAIRGISLEVPRGRIVTLLGANGAGKTTVLKTISGILDPQKGSIEFMGKPIQRMEADKIVRLGLSHVPEGREVFPFLSVRENLMMGAYPRSDRDGVVEDLERVYGYFPRLKERINQPAGQLSGGEQQMLAIGRALMNRPTLLLLDEPSLGLSPILVKEIFTIIRRVNEEQGMSILLVEQNARVALETAHYGYVLEIGRVVMNDSCDRLMHSQDIQEFYLGAKEAGARGERRWKKKKTWR from the coding sequence ATGGATGCGAGCGCGGCGCCCGATATCATCCTGAAACTCTCGAACATCGAGAGCTATTACGGGCCGATCATGGCGATCCGCGGCATCTCGCTGGAGGTGCCGCGCGGCCGCATCGTCACGCTGCTGGGCGCCAACGGCGCCGGCAAGACCACGGTGCTGAAGACGATCTCCGGCATTCTCGATCCGCAGAAGGGGTCGATCGAGTTCATGGGCAAGCCGATCCAGCGCATGGAAGCGGACAAGATCGTCCGTCTCGGCCTCAGCCATGTGCCTGAAGGACGCGAGGTGTTCCCGTTCCTCTCGGTGCGGGAAAATCTGATGATGGGTGCCTATCCGCGCAGTGACCGCGACGGCGTGGTGGAAGACCTGGAGCGAGTCTACGGCTATTTCCCGCGGCTGAAGGAGCGCATCAACCAGCCGGCCGGCCAGCTCTCCGGCGGCGAGCAGCAGATGCTCGCGATCGGGCGCGCGCTGATGAACCGGCCGACGCTGCTGCTGCTCGACGAACCCTCGCTCGGCCTCTCGCCGATCCTGGTGAAGGAGATCTTCACCATCATCCGCCGCGTCAACGAGGAGCAGGGCATGTCGATCCTGCTGGTCGAGCAGAATGCCCGCGTGGCGCTGGAGACCGCGCATTACGGCTACGTGCTGGAGATCGGCCGGGTCGTGATGAACGACAGCTGCGACCGCTTGATGCATTCGCAGGACATCCAGGAATTCTACCTCGGCGCCAAGGAAGCGGGCGCGCGAGGCGAACGGCGCTGGAAAAAGAAGAAGACTTGGCGATGA
- a CDS encoding transglutaminase-like cysteine peptidase — METAAQRRAWRVIIALCGLILLGSAADLRAGTLLSPGPGVLVRKSAEPFGVFAFAISAGNLRQKWFALKEKLDDDMVQLALCDGDRDNCASPAALKLLAIVDQARSRDGRARLGEANRAINLAIRAASDGTDDVWSSPLATFARGAGDCEDYAIAKLAALRLAGVAAEDLRIVVVRDVRAGEEHAVAAARLDGHWLMLDNRRMAMVEDENARTYQPLFVLYQSAVLKYVAEPVQFSMLGPEAH; from the coding sequence ATGGAGACCGCCGCTCAGCGGCGCGCCTGGCGCGTCATCATTGCTCTATGCGGATTGATCCTTCTCGGCTCAGCCGCCGATCTTCGTGCCGGCACGTTGCTGTCGCCGGGCCCAGGCGTGCTCGTGCGCAAGTCCGCCGAGCCGTTCGGCGTGTTCGCGTTCGCCATTTCCGCCGGCAACCTGCGGCAGAAATGGTTCGCGTTGAAGGAGAAGCTCGATGACGACATGGTGCAGCTCGCGCTGTGCGACGGCGATCGCGACAATTGCGCGTCGCCCGCGGCCTTGAAGCTGCTCGCCATCGTCGACCAGGCCCGCAGCCGCGACGGACGCGCCCGGCTCGGCGAGGCCAACCGCGCCATCAATCTCGCCATCCGCGCCGCCAGCGACGGCACTGATGACGTCTGGAGCTCGCCGCTTGCGACCTTCGCGCGCGGGGCCGGCGACTGCGAAGACTATGCCATCGCCAAGCTCGCCGCACTGCGGCTTGCCGGCGTCGCCGCGGAAGACCTCCGCATCGTCGTGGTCCGCGACGTCAGGGCCGGCGAAGAGCATGCGGTCGCCGCGGCCAGGCTCGACGGCCATTGGCTGATGCTGGACAACCGCCGCATGGCGATGGTCGAGGACGAGAACGCCCGCACCTACCAGCCGCTGTTCGTGCTGTATCAGTCCGCCGTGCTGAAATATGTCGCCGAGCCCGTGCAGTTCTCGATGCTCGGCCCCGAGGCGCATTGA